The Pyricularia oryzae 70-15 chromosome 5, whole genome shotgun sequence genome includes a region encoding these proteins:
- a CDS encoding mating-type switching protein swi10, translating to MDDDDFGADDDFIQALAGVDAGPSRSARPQPQQQQQQQQAQAQRVAAGGASSRIQQPTPQRVDKAPPPAANGGAAKIVQPTPQALPSKSSGSSILVSPRQKSNPVLEWIKSVPWEYSDIPADYVLGLTTCALFLSLKYHRLHPEYIYTRIRNLQGKFNMRILLTMVDIPNHEEALRELSKTSLVNDVTLMLCWSSHEAARYLELYKSYEHASFAAIRAPPSTGYAEKLVEFVTVPRAINKSDAVALVSTFGSLRNAINADPDQVAAVSGWGERKVKAWCKVVEQPFRVKKAGAGRKKGPAAVPLRESVGGSRAGATQQARIPSQTQIWNPNIADVDDEDAMLEAALEESRRMSGMETNSAVQNEDTNATEGVDDGSGSAGATEAAAPKNKEQLSDGIAAALARLRENG from the exons ATGGACGACGATGATTTCGGAGCCGACGATGACTTTATTCAGGCCCTTGCAGGGGTTGATGCTGGGCCTTCGCGCAGTGCTCGGCcacagccgcagcagcagcagcagcagcagcaggcacaGGCCCAACGTGTAGCAGCAGGAGGAGCTTCGTCAAGGATCCAGCAGCCGACTCCGCAGCGAGTCGACAAAGCTCCGCCGCCGGCTGCAAATGGCGGCGCCGCCAAGATCGTGCAGCCGACGCCGCAGGCACTCCCGTCCAAATCGTCCGGGTCCTCGATTCTTGTGTCGCCTAGGCAGAAGAGCAACCCTGTGCTCGAGTGGATCAAGTCGGTGCCCTGGGAATACAGCGATATTCCAGCGGACTATGTGCTTGGCTTGACGACATGTGCCCTATTCCTAAG CCTCAAGTACCACAGGCTGCACCCAGAGTACATTTACACTCGTATCCGCAACCTGCAGGGCAAGTTCAACATGCGCATACTGCTCACCATGGTCGACATACCGAACCACGAGGAGGCGCTACGGGAGCTGTCCAAGACGTCGCTGGTCAACGACGTGACGCTGATGTTGTGCTGGTCGTCGCACGAGGCAGCCCGCTACCTGGAGCTGTACAAGTCATACGAGCACGCCAGCTTCGCGGCCATCCGCGCTCCCCCATCAACCGGCTACGCTGAGAAGCTGGTCGAGTTCGTGACGGTGCCACGCGCCATCAACAAGTCCGACGCCGTGGCCCTGGTCAGCACTTTTGGCAGCCTGAGGAACGCCATCAACGCCGACCCGGACCAGGTCGCTGCCGTCAGCGGCTGGGGTGAGCGCAAGGTCAAGGCATGGTGCAAGGTGGTGGAGCAGCCGTTTAGGGTCAAGAAGGCCGGGGCCGGGAGGAAGAAGGGTCCCGCCGCGGTGCCGCTGAGGGAGAGCGTAGGTGGCAGCCGCGCGGGAGCGACGCAGCAGGCACGCATTCCTAGCCAGACTCAGATCTGGAACCCGAACATCGCCGAtgtggacgacgaggatgccATGCTCGAAGCTGCACTCGAGGAGTCGAGGAGGATGTCTGGCATGGAAACCAACAGTGCGGTGCAGAACGAGGATACAAACGCTACAGAAGGAGTCGATGACGGTAGCGGCAGCGCTGGTGCTACCGAAGCAGCTGCTCCAAAGAACAAGGAGCAGCTCAGCGACGGGATAGCAGCGGCCTTGGCGAGGCTGCGTGAAAATGGTTGA
- a CDS encoding mannosyl-oligosaccharide 1,2-alpha-mannosidase IC: MAPLMRHMRLGDLLSFIGLASLTFASPLTKRAIQYSPNPEKAEAVKAAFRRSWDGYMQHAFPHDTLRPVSQGWADDRNGWGASAVDAFGTAIVMDEEAIVQQILDFVPTIDFDKTSTEVSLFETTIRYLGGLVSAYDLLTEPNGKHATGNETLVKAVLSQAERLATNLKFAFDTPSGIPDNSVYFNPSRRGGSQTNGIATIGTLQLEWTRLGDLTGNPVFTELALKANSYLLDPKPALGEPFPGLLGTNVNITTGLFTDGNGGWGGGTDSFYEYLIKMYLYDPERFGQYRDRWVLAADSSIKYMASHPSTRPDLTFLAEWRDTSLRYISQHLACFDGGNFILGGLTLQNQKYVDFGLALTNACHETYIQTVTGIGPEVFRWQDASAANSSTNPPAPAGLQEFYKRAGFWIPPSNDIGGAAIYQLRPEVIESFYYAYRATGDTKYQDWAWEAFLSINRTCAAGTAYSSISDVNAPGGGSSLDFQESFWFAETMKYSYLIHAEDAPWQVKADRTNGWVFNTEAHPIKVHGRPG, encoded by the exons ATGGCCCCCCTG ATGCGGCACATGCGACTCGGAGACTTGTTGTCCTTTATAGGGCTCGCGTCGCTCACCTTTGCGTCGCCCCTGACCAAGCGGGCGATCCAGTACTCGCCAAACCCTGAAAAGGCCGAGGCAGTCAAGGCTGCCTTCCGCAGGAGTTGGGATGGCTACATGCAACATGCTTTTCCACACGACACGTTGAGGCCGGTCTCTCAAGGCTGGGCTGATGACAG GAATGGTTGGGGTGCCAGTGCGGTGGATGCCTTTGGCACGGCCATTGTCATGGACGAGGAGGCGATTGTTCAGCAGATCTTGGACTTTGTACCCACTATCGACTTTGACAAGACTTCAACAGAAGTTTCTCTGTTTGAGACGACGATCCGCTATCTTGGAGGTCTGGTCTCAG CATACGACCTCCTGACGGAGCCCAATGGCAAGCACGCAACGGGCAACGAGACCTTGGTCAAGGCGGTGCTCTCACAGGCAGAGCGACTGGCGACCAACCTCAAGTTCGCCTTCGACACGCCCTCCGGCATCCCCGACAACTCGGTCTACTTCAACCCGTCAAGGAGGGGCGGGTCGCAAACCAACGGGATCGCAACCATCGGCACCCTGCAGCTCGAATGGACACGGCTGGGTGATCTGACAGGCAACCCCGTATTTACAGAGCTGGCGCTGAAGGCCAACTCGTATCTTCTCGACCCGAAACCGGCACTCGGCGAGCCATTCCCCGGCCTCCTCGGGACCAACGTCAACATCACGACGGGCCTGTTTACTGATGGTAACGGCGGATGGGGCGGTGGCACTGACAGCTTTTACGAGTACCTCATCAAGATGTACCTGTACGATCCCGAACGCTTTGGTCAGTACAGAGACCGGTGGGTGCTGGCTGCCGACTCGAGTATCAAGTACATGGCGTCACACCCATCTACACGCCCTGACTTGACGTTCCTGGCTGAGTGGAGGGATACTTCTTTACGTTACATCTCGCAGCATC TTGCGTGTTTCGATGGTGGCAACTTCATCCTGGGAGGCTTGACGCTCCAGAACCAGAAGTACGTCGACTTTGGCCTCGCACTCACCAACGCCTGCCACGAGACATACATCCAGACGGTTACAGGGATCGGCCCCGAGGTCTTCCGCTGGCAGGACGCATCCGCCGCCAACAGCAGCACAAACCCGCCAGCCCCAGCAGGGCTCCAGGAGTTTTACAAGCGTGCAGGCTTCTGGATCCCACCTTCCAACGACATCGGCGGCGCGGCGATCTAccagctgcggcccgaggtgATTGAATCCTTCTACTACGCGTACCGGGCCACGGGCGACACAAAGTACCAGGactgggcctgggaggccttTCTCAGCATCAACCGCACCTGCGCCGCCGGCACGGCATACTCGTCCATCAGTGACGTCAACGCACCTGGCGGCGGTAGCTCCTTGGACTTCCAGGAGAGCTTCTGGTTCGCCGAGACCATGAAGTACTCATACCTCATCCACGCCGAGGACGCGCCGTGGCAGGTCAAGGCCGACCGTACCAACGGATGGGTGTTCAACACAGAGGCGCACCCTATCAAGGTCCACGGACGACCGGGTTAA
- a CDS encoding vacuolar iron transporter Ccc1, producing the protein MSLVAAKKSLVALLCRSEGPNNNDNNTNSSSPSTLSPFSSAATAGEQEPLLGGGRRRPAEDDDLESQTSSHTLGSTDSQASTASSSSRRISARIISDATIGLSDGLTVPFALTAGLSALDDTRIVIYGGLAELIAGAISMGLGGYLGAKSEIASYQETLSQTTHMINTDPEATLEAVRAVFAPYDVPKPTVDALAAHISTAPDSKLLPDFLMHFHHREPEPESSRALVSGLTIALGYFLGGLLPLLPYVIVSGPEDLHRAWSISVAVMAVALFSFGYAKTCFVTGWAGQRCVRKGLVGAVQMVVVGGAAAAAAMMLVKLFNPMAEAGGGGPLTGAAA; encoded by the exons ATGTCTCTGGTGGCCGCCAAAAAGAGCCTCGTGGCCCTGCTCTGCCGCAGCGAGGGCCCCAACAACAACGACAACAACACCAACAGCTCCAGCCCCTCGACTCTGTCGCCGTTCAGCTCAGCAGCGACGGCCGGTGAGCAGGAGCCCCTcctgggcggcggcaggaGAAGACcggccgaggacgacgacctcGAATCGCAGACCAGTAGCCACACGCTCGGCAGCACAGACAGCCAGGCATCTActgcatcgtcgtcgtcgcgccGTATCAGCGCCCGCATAATATCCGACGCCACCATCGGCTTGTCGGATGGTCTCACTGTCCCTTTTGCCCTGACGGCTGGCCTCTCGGCCCTCGACGACACCCGCATCGTCATCTACGGTGGCCTGGCTGAACTCATCGCCGGCGCCATCTCTATGGGTTTGGGCGGCTACTTGGGTGCCAAGAGCGAAAT CGCATCATACCAAGAAACACTATCCCAGACCACCCACATGATCAACACCGACCCGGAGGCGACCCTCGAAGCCGTGCGCGCCGTCTTTGCGCCCTACGACGTGCCCAAGCCGACCGTCGACGCGCTGGCCGCCCACATCTCCACCGCGCCCGACTCCAAGCTCCTGCCCGACTTCTTGATGCACTTTCACCACCGCGAGCCCGAGCCCGAGTCGTCGCGCGCCCTCGTGTCGGGCCTGACCATCGCGCTGGGCTACTTCCTGGGCggcctgctgccgctgctgccgtaCGTCATCGTGTCGGGCCCCGAGGATCTGCACCGCGCCTGGTCCATCAGCGTGGCCGTCATGGCCGTCGCGCTGTTTTCGTTTGGCTACGCCAAGACGTGCTTCGTGACCGGTTGGGCCGGCCAGAGGTGCGTGCGCAAGGGGCTGGTCGGTGCCGTGCAGATGGTCGTCGTCGGTGgcgcggccgcggcggctgCCATGATGCTCGTCAAGTTGTTCAATCCCATGGCCGAggccggtggtggtgggcctCTGACGGGGGCTGCTGCTTGA